A single region of the Aeromicrobium chenweiae genome encodes:
- a CDS encoding VIT1/CCC1 transporter family protein yields MTDAYEPLPDPADIGHEHPDVNGGWLRPAVFGAMDGLVSNFALMMGVVGGTAESGTRPVVLAGLAGMAAGAFSMAAGEYTSVASQREFALAQVEVERNEILRNEPAEEAELAAMFVAKGVNEDVAREMAREIHVDPERALRVHAREELGVDTDDLASPMLAAVSSFVSFAIGALIPLLSYLVGLETAWPAIGLSLLGLFGCGALVTRVTARTWWYGGIRQLLLGGAAAGLTYLVGEAVGASLG; encoded by the coding sequence ATGACCGATGCGTACGAGCCCCTGCCGGACCCCGCGGACATCGGGCACGAGCACCCCGACGTCAACGGTGGCTGGCTCCGCCCCGCGGTGTTCGGCGCGATGGACGGGCTGGTCTCCAACTTCGCGCTCATGATGGGCGTGGTCGGCGGCACCGCCGAGTCCGGCACGCGCCCGGTCGTCCTGGCCGGCCTGGCCGGGATGGCCGCCGGCGCGTTCTCGATGGCAGCGGGGGAGTACACGTCGGTCGCCAGCCAGCGCGAGTTCGCCCTCGCCCAGGTCGAGGTCGAGCGCAACGAGATCCTGCGCAACGAGCCCGCCGAGGAGGCCGAGCTCGCGGCGATGTTCGTCGCGAAGGGCGTCAACGAGGACGTCGCCCGCGAGATGGCGCGCGAGATCCACGTGGACCCCGAGCGCGCGCTCCGGGTCCACGCCCGGGAGGAGCTCGGCGTCGACACCGACGACCTGGCCTCGCCGATGCTCGCGGCCGTCTCGTCGTTCGTGTCGTTCGCGATCGGTGCGCTCATCCCGCTGCTGTCGTACCTGGTGGGCCTCGAGACGGCGTGGCCCGCGATCGGCCTGTCCCTGCTCGGCCTGTTCGGGTGCGGGGCCCTCGTCACCCGGGTCACCGCGCGCACGTGGTGGTACGGCGGCATCCGCCAGCTCCTGCTCGGCGGTGCGGCCGCGGGCCTGACCTATCTCGTCGGCGAGGCGGTCGGGGCGTCGCTCGGCTGA
- a CDS encoding universal stress protein gives MPKIILVGVDGSDSARQAAQTAAELAAATGARLHVVTAVDEKTRVDDDVVLGDVRLLTPGERAEAIATEVANSLAGITAEVHVGLAHGKPGDALVQVAKDIQADLIVVGNRRVQGIGRILGSVATDVAHHAPCDVYIVKTV, from the coding sequence ATGCCCAAGATCATCCTCGTCGGAGTCGACGGGAGCGACAGCGCCCGCCAGGCCGCCCAGACCGCCGCCGAGCTGGCGGCCGCGACCGGGGCCCGGCTCCACGTCGTGACGGCCGTCGACGAGAAGACCCGCGTCGACGACGACGTCGTGCTCGGCGACGTCCGCCTGCTGACGCCCGGTGAGCGCGCCGAGGCGATCGCGACCGAGGTCGCGAACTCGCTGGCCGGCATCACCGCCGAGGTGCACGTGGGGCTGGCGCACGGCAAGCCCGGCGACGCCCTCGTGCAGGTCGCCAAGGACATCCAGGCCGACCTCATCGTGGTCGGCAACCGGCGGGTGCAGGGCATCGGACGCATCCTGGGCAGCGTCGCCACGGACGTCGCGCACCACGCGCCCTGCGACGTCTACATCGTCAAGACGGTCTGA